A genomic region of Methylobacterium durans contains the following coding sequences:
- a CDS encoding helicase-related protein, whose product MARKRVPSTIEILIEAVARLGMSPKSVDLEALRTHLDLPEFGGYVQDARVARALRAMTASRTFAETGVETLRKAVPALRALVSKDHGITWSVRVTIPLLDDGRLDLRIAAQPDAAALNILKGMAHRNDPTWRLEDLRTAVSEIAARTSRSLHKPVERLREQIRLDLREVGADASAYIAHLDRSLRSRPFDIGENLDRSLSSTLAPVRKRAKAVAREDSRLRRLRDQVGFGAYIEKFTAARRMNRRILFHMGPTNSGKTYAALKALTRAETGTYLAPLRLLALENYETLLERGLRAGMVTGEEVLGEANPTHTARTIETADLMRPVDVAVIDEIQMLADPDRGWAWTNALFGIPAKTVILCGSDDALAYVRRAAEAANESLDVIAFARKSPLVLLDEPVPLEAVEPGDAVVAFSRRAVHENREILVARGHSVATIYGALSPEVRRAEAARFRAGEARVLVTTDAIGMGLNLGPLKRIVFSAVRKYDGVAERPLTHSEIRQIAGRAGRYGHQEVGFVAATDETGIAPLRAALDGAPTAPAADTRFFVRPDLIAINAVAEEMQTHRLHDVLTHFARATFYAGSPFQPSALDEILEVARVVDRARLPIHEKFAFSVCPVDRRDEASMSVLERWTQLRAAGQTVPALRANLRGELDYQERTVKLASAYLWLSRRFPDTFDDVEAIRAMRGHANGAIEQHLRETATRKVERRSRRAAGAR is encoded by the coding sequence GTGGCACGCAAGCGCGTTCCCTCCACGATCGAGATCCTGATCGAGGCGGTCGCGCGGCTCGGAATGTCTCCGAAGTCCGTGGACCTCGAGGCCCTGCGCACGCATCTCGATCTGCCCGAGTTCGGCGGATACGTTCAGGACGCCCGCGTGGCGCGCGCACTCCGTGCGATGACGGCCAGCCGCACCTTCGCGGAGACGGGTGTCGAGACGCTGCGCAAAGCGGTCCCGGCGCTCAGGGCGCTGGTGTCGAAGGACCACGGCATCACCTGGAGCGTGCGGGTGACCATCCCCCTCCTCGATGACGGTCGGCTGGATCTGCGGATCGCCGCGCAGCCCGACGCGGCCGCCCTCAACATCCTCAAGGGCATGGCGCACCGGAACGACCCGACCTGGCGCCTGGAGGATCTGCGAACGGCGGTGAGCGAGATCGCCGCCCGGACGAGCCGGTCGCTGCACAAGCCCGTCGAGCGCCTCCGGGAGCAGATCCGCCTCGATCTGCGCGAGGTCGGCGCCGACGCCTCCGCCTACATCGCGCATCTGGACCGGTCCCTGCGCTCGCGCCCGTTCGACATCGGCGAGAATCTCGACCGCTCCCTGAGCAGCACCCTGGCTCCCGTGCGCAAGCGGGCCAAGGCCGTGGCGCGCGAGGATTCGCGGCTGCGGCGCCTGCGCGATCAGGTCGGGTTCGGCGCCTACATCGAGAAGTTCACGGCCGCGCGCCGGATGAACCGGCGCATCCTGTTCCACATGGGGCCGACGAACTCGGGCAAGACCTACGCGGCCCTCAAGGCGCTGACCCGAGCGGAAACCGGCACCTATCTCGCGCCGCTCCGCCTCCTGGCCCTCGAGAATTACGAGACCCTGCTGGAGCGCGGGCTCAGGGCCGGCATGGTCACCGGCGAGGAGGTTCTGGGCGAGGCGAACCCGACCCACACGGCGCGCACCATCGAGACTGCCGACCTGATGCGCCCGGTCGACGTCGCGGTCATCGACGAGATCCAGATGCTCGCGGATCCGGATCGCGGCTGGGCCTGGACGAACGCCCTGTTCGGCATCCCGGCCAAGACCGTCATCCTCTGCGGCTCGGACGATGCGCTCGCCTATGTCCGGCGGGCCGCCGAGGCCGCGAACGAGTCGCTGGACGTCATCGCCTTCGCGCGGAAATCGCCGCTCGTGCTGCTGGACGAGCCGGTGCCCCTGGAGGCGGTGGAGCCCGGCGACGCCGTGGTGGCTTTCTCGCGCAGGGCCGTGCACGAGAACCGCGAGATCCTGGTGGCGCGCGGCCACAGCGTGGCCACGATCTACGGAGCGCTCTCGCCGGAGGTCCGGCGGGCGGAGGCCGCGCGCTTCCGCGCGGGCGAGGCCCGCGTGCTCGTCACCACGGATGCCATCGGCATGGGGCTGAACCTCGGTCCCCTGAAGCGGATCGTGTTCTCGGCCGTGCGCAAGTACGACGGGGTCGCGGAGCGCCCGCTCACCCATTCCGAGATCCGACAGATCGCGGGCCGGGCCGGACGCTACGGCCACCAGGAGGTGGGCTTCGTGGCCGCCACCGACGAGACCGGGATCGCGCCGCTCCGGGCGGCGCTCGATGGTGCCCCGACGGCGCCGGCCGCCGACACCCGGTTCTTCGTCCGGCCCGATCTGATCGCGATCAACGCGGTGGCCGAGGAGATGCAGACGCACAGGCTCCACGACGTCCTCACGCATTTTGCTCGCGCCACCTTCTACGCCGGCTCGCCCTTTCAGCCCTCGGCGCTCGACGAGATCCTGGAGGTCGCGCGCGTGGTCGACCGCGCACGCCTGCCGATCCACGAGAAGTTCGCCTTCTCCGTCTGCCCCGTCGACCGGCGCGACGAGGCTTCGATGAGCGTACTGGAGCGCTGGACGCAGCTGCGGGCCGCCGGTCAGACGGTGCCCGCGCTCAGGGCGAACCTGCGCGGAGAGCTCGACTACCAGGAGCGGACGGTGAAGCTTGCGAGCGCCTATCTGTGGCTGTCCCGGCGCTTCCCCGACACGTTCGACGATGTCGAGGCGATCCGGGCCATGCGCGGTCACGCCAACGGCGCCATCGAGCAGCACCTCCGGGAGACCGCGACCCGGAAAGTCGAGCGCCGGTCGCGCCGGGCCGCGGGCGCCCGATGA
- a CDS encoding molecular chaperone-like protein — MPRWLPLLAIALFVAVALGTAAFWSFGLLRNPRDDTTGKPPVAACDPPGHDKGPRPAECPQSAPPTQRAP; from the coding sequence ATGCCCCGCTGGCTCCCCCTCCTCGCCATCGCGCTGTTCGTGGCCGTCGCGTTGGGCACCGCGGCGTTCTGGAGCTTCGGTCTTCTCCGGAATCCGCGGGACGACACGACCGGCAAGCCGCCCGTCGCCGCCTGCGATCCGCCGGGTCATGACAAGGGGCCGCGCCCCGCGGAATGCCCGCAATCCGCCCCGCCGACGCAACGCGCGCCCTGA
- a CDS encoding adenylosuccinate synthase, producing the protein MAFKPKSASETKAAELATVIIRIADREGAPVSIGVDQLKQGNPRMTPLAIGQMFRKHRDILEAALAERGYALVDYSDQGPGRGMEFEIGPG; encoded by the coding sequence ATGGCTTTCAAGCCGAAATCCGCGTCAGAGACGAAGGCGGCCGAGCTGGCAACGGTGATCATCCGCATTGCCGACAGGGAGGGCGCGCCCGTGAGCATCGGGGTCGACCAGCTGAAGCAGGGCAATCCCCGTATGACGCCGCTCGCGATCGGGCAGATGTTCCGCAAGCACCGCGACATACTCGAGGCGGCCCTGGCCGAGAGGGGGTATGCGCTCGTCGATTATTCCGACCAGGGCCCTGGCCGCGGGATGGAGTTCGAGATTGGTCCAGGCTGA
- a CDS encoding HPP family protein, whose product MSESIRAPRQGKPAPGFRLFRPILAGATLRERLVACLGALAGITLTGLICGWFFGEGPHIPLIVAPMGASAVLLFAVPASPLAQPWPVIGGNTISAFMGVLAAHFIPDPVVAIGVGVSLAIAAMSVTRSLHPPGGAAALTALIGGPAVTSAGFLFPLFPVCVNSVILVALGIAFHKISRRNYPHVPVAVPVNTHGTADLPAPVRVGIRPEDVDAALVALDETLDIDRADLDRLLRQVEHHALVRVHGNLTCGEVMSRDVVTIKSDSSASRARELLLAHNVRTLPVVDGAGRLMGTVGLRELALREVGGVTEAMSEARTASLEDPAVGLVPTLTDGRTHAIVIVSADRTVLGVITQTDLLATLARSASAKAFEQAA is encoded by the coding sequence ATGTCCGAGTCCATCCGCGCACCGAGGCAGGGCAAGCCCGCTCCCGGCTTTCGCCTCTTCCGGCCGATCCTGGCGGGCGCGACCCTGCGCGAGCGCCTCGTCGCCTGCCTGGGCGCCCTGGCCGGCATCACGCTCACCGGCCTGATCTGCGGCTGGTTCTTCGGGGAGGGCCCGCACATCCCGCTCATCGTCGCGCCGATGGGGGCCTCGGCGGTCCTGCTTTTCGCCGTGCCGGCAAGTCCCCTCGCGCAGCCTTGGCCCGTCATCGGCGGCAACACGATCTCCGCGTTCATGGGCGTGCTGGCGGCCCATTTCATTCCGGATCCCGTGGTGGCGATCGGCGTCGGCGTCTCGCTGGCCATCGCCGCGATGTCGGTCACCCGGTCCCTTCATCCGCCCGGCGGCGCGGCGGCCCTGACGGCGCTCATCGGCGGCCCGGCCGTCACCTCAGCCGGCTTCCTGTTTCCCCTGTTCCCGGTCTGCGTCAACTCGGTGATCCTGGTGGCGCTCGGCATCGCGTTCCACAAGATCTCGCGCCGCAACTACCCGCACGTTCCCGTCGCGGTGCCCGTCAACACCCACGGAACGGCGGATCTCCCCGCGCCGGTCCGGGTCGGCATCAGGCCGGAGGACGTGGACGCGGCCCTGGTCGCCCTCGACGAGACTCTGGACATCGACCGGGCCGATCTCGACCGGCTCCTGCGGCAGGTCGAGCACCACGCCTTGGTGCGCGTGCACGGCAACCTGACCTGTGGCGAGGTCATGTCGCGCGACGTGGTGACCATCAAGTCGGACAGCAGCGCGTCGCGGGCGCGGGAGCTTCTGCTGGCGCACAATGTCAGGACGCTCCCGGTGGTCGATGGCGCTGGCCGGCTGATGGGCACGGTCGGGCTGCGCGAACTCGCTCTGCGCGAGGTCGGCGGCGTCACCGAGGCGATGTCGGAGGCCCGGACCGCCTCCCTCGAAGATCCGGCCGTCGGCCTGGTTCCGACACTCACCGACGGGCGGACCCACGCGATCGTCATCGTGTCCGCGGACCGGACGGTGCTCGGCGTCATCACGCAGACGGACCTGCTGGCGACCCTGGCCCGCTCGGCCTCGGCGAAAGCCTTCGAGCAGGCGGCCTGA
- a CDS encoding DUF1989 domain-containing protein yields the protein MRHTIPPRSGAAFTLARGQRLTVIDPEGEQVADLLAFSAHDTDEVISSGRSLDYASRIFLTTGDALYSNRSNVLLRIVEDTVGRHDFLLTPCSADTFRILYDEAEPHRGCFGNLAHALAPYGIGPDRIPVAFNVFMNVTVDGGTGELAVRPPLSRAGDRLVLEAETDLVIGLTACSAPQSNNFAFKPIQYEISGPPDAAGA from the coding sequence ATGCGCCACACCATCCCGCCCCGCTCCGGCGCCGCCTTCACCCTCGCCCGCGGGCAGCGCCTGACCGTGATCGACCCCGAGGGCGAGCAGGTCGCCGATCTCCTCGCCTTCTCGGCCCACGACACCGACGAGGTGATCTCGTCGGGGCGCAGCCTCGACTACGCGAGCCGCATCTTCCTGACGACGGGGGACGCGCTCTACTCGAACCGCAGCAACGTGCTCCTGCGCATCGTCGAGGACACGGTGGGCCGCCACGATTTCCTGCTGACGCCCTGCTCGGCCGACACCTTCCGCATCCTCTACGACGAGGCCGAGCCCCATCGCGGCTGCTTCGGCAACCTCGCTCACGCGCTGGCCCCCTACGGGATCGGGCCGGACCGCATCCCGGTGGCCTTCAACGTGTTCATGAACGTCACGGTGGATGGCGGCACCGGGGAACTCGCGGTGCGCCCGCCCCTGAGCCGGGCCGGTGACCGCCTCGTGCTGGAGGCCGAGACCGACCTCGTCATCGGTCTGACGGCCTGCTCGGCCCCGCAATCGAACAACTTCGCCTTCAAGCCGATCCAGTATGAGATCTCCGGCCCGCCCGACGCTGCCGGCGCCTAA
- a CDS encoding Crp/Fnr family transcriptional regulator, whose product MAVSSPELKAFLIDTPFFGGLSDTSLECLIAMLAERHVEAGATVISEGEPGRSMYIVQSGELAVSKRGAAGRVIDLNRLGPGDFFGEMTLIEVQNRSATLVAASPVMLYELTARNLYTFYKADIHAYAMVMQNINRELCRRLRRADNRFAELAHAEREAETQIPVPPEA is encoded by the coding sequence ATGGCTGTCAGTTCGCCCGAGCTGAAGGCGTTCCTGATCGATACGCCCTTCTTCGGGGGCCTCTCGGACACGAGTCTCGAATGCCTGATCGCGATGCTGGCCGAGCGCCACGTCGAGGCCGGCGCCACGGTCATCTCGGAAGGTGAGCCGGGGCGCTCGATGTACATCGTGCAGTCCGGAGAGCTGGCGGTCAGCAAGCGCGGGGCCGCGGGGCGCGTCATCGACCTCAACCGTCTCGGGCCCGGCGACTTTTTCGGCGAGATGACGCTCATCGAGGTGCAGAACCGATCGGCCACCCTCGTCGCGGCGAGCCCGGTCATGCTGTACGAGCTGACGGCCCGGAACCTTTACACGTTCTACAAGGCCGACATCCACGCCTACGCGATGGTGATGCAGAACATCAACCGCGAGCTCTGTCGACGGCTGCGGCGCGCCGACAATCGCTTCGCCGAGCTGGCGCACGCCGAACGCGAGGCGGAGACGCAGATTCCCGTGCCTCCCGAGGCGTGA
- a CDS encoding LysR family transcriptional regulator, whose product MQELLEPGGLEELAAFLAVAEAGSFVEAARKLGRDASVVSRRVSQLEQRLGVRLLSRTTRRVALTEVGATYARRVQALLDELASASREASDFAASPQGLVRVSVPLTFGRQWIAPLLPSFLAHHPQIRIDARFSDRFVDVVAEGFDVAIRVGARGLQDSSLTARRLASYRNLLVAAPGYLAAHGTPLLPADLADHACLGFTGHAAWPDWPLTKDGVRRTVRPACALVADHSEVPLMAAIDGAGITLTAHWLAGPTLRAGRLVEVLPGWGGKEDGGVYAILPPGRLVPTKTRLFVEAVTRSIRAGWGQ is encoded by the coding sequence ATGCAGGAATTGCTGGAGCCGGGCGGGCTCGAGGAGCTCGCCGCCTTCCTCGCCGTCGCCGAGGCCGGAAGCTTCGTCGAGGCAGCGCGGAAGCTCGGTCGCGACGCCTCGGTCGTGTCGCGGCGGGTCAGCCAGCTCGAGCAGCGCCTCGGCGTGCGGCTCCTGTCGCGCACGACGCGGCGCGTCGCGCTGACGGAGGTCGGCGCGACCTATGCCCGCCGGGTTCAGGCGCTCCTCGATGAATTGGCGAGCGCCAGCCGCGAGGCCAGCGACTTCGCGGCGAGCCCGCAGGGTCTCGTGCGGGTATCGGTCCCCCTCACCTTCGGGCGGCAATGGATCGCGCCGCTGCTGCCGTCCTTCCTCGCCCACCATCCTCAGATCCGCATCGACGCGCGGTTCAGCGACCGCTTCGTCGACGTCGTCGCGGAGGGCTTCGACGTCGCGATCCGGGTCGGTGCCAGGGGCTTGCAGGACAGCTCGCTCACCGCGCGGCGGCTCGCCTCCTACCGGAACCTGCTCGTCGCCGCGCCGGGCTACCTCGCCGCGCACGGCACGCCGCTGCTGCCGGCCGACCTTGCGGACCATGCCTGCCTGGGATTCACCGGCCACGCCGCCTGGCCCGACTGGCCGCTGACGAAGGACGGGGTGCGCCGCACCGTGCGCCCGGCCTGCGCCCTCGTGGCCGACCATTCCGAGGTGCCGCTCATGGCGGCGATCGACGGTGCGGGGATCACCCTCACGGCCCATTGGCTGGCCGGACCGACGCTCCGCGCGGGCCGGCTCGTCGAGGTGCTGCCGGGCTGGGGCGGGAAGGAGGATGGCGGCGTCTACGCGATCCTGCCGCCCGGCCGCCTCGTGCCGACCAAGACGCGCCTCTTCGTCGAGGCGGTCACGCGATCCATCCGGGCGGGTTGGGGCCAGTGA
- a CDS encoding SDR family NAD(P)-dependent oxidoreductase has protein sequence MKTFLSIGAGPGMGLETAERFAHEGFRVVLSARDAAKAQGLSDQLTAKGYTAEFRTVDAGDPASVAALVEGVERDLGGIDVLHYNAASMRQATLADQPRDTFNGDLAVNIGGAMAAAQAAARRMAERRSGSILLTGGGFALQPHPDYLSLSIGKAGIRALAQGLFESFRAQGIHVATVTVAGFVTPGSEDARAVGELFWTFHSQPTGAWEMEAVYTPRG, from the coding sequence ATGAAGACATTCCTGAGCATCGGCGCCGGCCCGGGCATGGGCCTGGAAACGGCCGAGCGGTTCGCCCACGAGGGCTTCCGGGTGGTCCTGAGCGCCCGCGACGCAGCCAAAGCGCAGGGTCTCTCTGACCAGCTGACGGCGAAGGGCTACACGGCCGAGTTTCGCACCGTCGACGCGGGCGACCCGGCGAGCGTCGCCGCGCTGGTCGAGGGCGTGGAGCGCGATCTCGGCGGCATCGACGTCTTGCATTACAACGCCGCCTCCATGCGTCAGGCGACCCTGGCGGACCAGCCGCGCGACACGTTCAACGGCGATCTCGCCGTCAACATCGGCGGCGCGATGGCGGCGGCGCAGGCCGCCGCCCGCAGGATGGCCGAGCGGCGATCGGGCTCCATCCTCCTCACGGGCGGCGGATTCGCTCTGCAGCCCCATCCCGATTACCTCTCGCTCAGCATCGGCAAGGCCGGGATCCGCGCCCTGGCTCAGGGCCTGTTCGAGAGCTTCAGGGCGCAGGGCATCCACGTCGCCACCGTCACGGTCGCGGGCTTCGTGACGCCGGGCTCCGAGGACGCGCGGGCGGTGGGCGAGCTTTTCTGGACGTTCCACAGCCAGCCTACCGGCGCGTGGGAGATGGAGGCCGTCTACACGCCCCGAGGCTGA
- the gntA gene encoding guanitoxin biosynthesis heme-dependent pre-guanitoxin N-hydroxylase GntA, producing MLLPTDDSAHPLAERFRTFIRHAPFPCVGAKSALSRGQMKVMVARDIGSGWDDLRIYPALLAFICRYRERPDLFQSFAVVFEGPHALSEEAFEDALWARLQSLSDKDHCLGQSYDPRVKADPDDPHFSVSLGGEGFFIVGLHPGASRPARRFETPVLVFNLHDQFERLRAQGRYERLRDSIVARDVAFAGSANPMLAQHGQLSAARQFSGRAVPEDWACPFQRREEAPPWDAQQVAADLRTGAFLAPQMDG from the coding sequence ATGCTCCTGCCCACCGACGATAGCGCGCATCCCCTGGCCGAGCGCTTCCGGACCTTCATCCGGCACGCCCCCTTTCCCTGCGTCGGCGCGAAATCGGCCCTCTCGCGGGGTCAGATGAAGGTGATGGTCGCCCGCGACATCGGCTCGGGCTGGGACGATCTGCGCATCTATCCGGCCCTGCTCGCCTTCATCTGCCGCTACCGCGAGCGCCCGGACCTGTTCCAGAGCTTCGCGGTGGTCTTCGAGGGGCCGCACGCCCTCTCAGAGGAGGCGTTCGAGGACGCTCTGTGGGCGCGGCTCCAGTCGCTCTCCGACAAGGACCATTGCCTCGGGCAGAGCTACGACCCGCGGGTCAAGGCGGATCCGGACGATCCGCATTTCTCCGTGAGCCTCGGCGGCGAGGGCTTCTTCATCGTCGGCCTGCATCCGGGGGCGAGCCGGCCCGCCCGCCGCTTCGAGACCCCCGTCCTCGTCTTCAACCTGCACGACCAGTTCGAGCGCCTGCGGGCGCAGGGGCGCTACGAGCGCCTGCGCGACTCGATCGTCGCGCGCGACGTCGCCTTCGCGGGCTCGGCCAACCCGATGCTCGCCCAGCACGGGCAGCTCTCCGCCGCCCGGCAGTTCAGCGGGCGTGCCGTGCCGGAGGATTGGGCCTGCCCGTTCCAGCGCCGGGAGGAGGCGCCGCCCTGGGACGCCCAGCAGGTCGCCGCGGACCTGCGCACCGGCGCCTTCCTCGCCCCCCAGATGGACGGCTGA
- a CDS encoding class I SAM-dependent methyltransferase yields the protein MGIADRALTRPPAFPADEEALVALVRALRGTGYSFTTVTPATHARVNARPRNAEARSLRDVFGWSRPFRPGLLPDELVGLMDEAGVLVREGERLRAAIRLSSLDGEVFAHSAYPPSAADAVFFGPDTMRFVAAVLAHLESRDRPVHRVADIGCGSGAAGIALAKRLPGVETVLVDINPAALRAARVNARLAGVEGVETRRSDLLRDVEGRFDLIVSNPPFMIDASGRAYRHGGGPLGAGLSLAIVEAAAARLAPGGSLVLFTGAAIVEGTDPFREAAGAACARAGLDWSYRECDPDAYGEELDDPAYGEAERIALVVLTATRP from the coding sequence ATGGGGATCGCCGACCGGGCCCTGACGCGGCCGCCCGCCTTTCCCGCCGACGAGGAGGCCCTCGTCGCGCTCGTCCGCGCCTTGCGCGGGACGGGCTACAGCTTCACGACCGTGACGCCCGCGACCCACGCGCGCGTCAACGCCCGCCCCCGCAACGCCGAGGCGCGAAGCCTCCGGGACGTGTTCGGCTGGAGCCGTCCCTTCCGGCCGGGCCTGCTGCCCGACGAGCTGGTGGGCCTGATGGACGAGGCGGGCGTGCTCGTGCGCGAGGGCGAGAGGCTGCGCGCGGCGATCCGCCTGTCGAGCCTCGACGGCGAGGTGTTCGCGCACTCGGCCTACCCGCCGAGCGCAGCCGACGCCGTCTTCTTCGGGCCCGACACGATGCGCTTCGTCGCGGCGGTGCTGGCGCATCTCGAGAGTCGGGACAGGCCCGTGCACCGCGTCGCCGACATCGGCTGCGGCTCCGGGGCGGCGGGCATCGCCCTCGCCAAGCGCCTGCCCGGCGTCGAGACCGTCCTCGTCGACATCAACCCCGCGGCCCTTCGCGCCGCCCGCGTCAACGCCCGGCTCGCCGGCGTGGAGGGTGTGGAGACCCGCCGCAGCGACCTCCTGCGCGACGTCGAGGGCCGTTTCGACCTCATCGTGTCGAACCCGCCCTTCATGATCGACGCGTCCGGGCGCGCCTACCGGCACGGCGGCGGCCCGCTCGGGGCCGGCCTGTCGCTCGCAATCGTCGAGGCGGCGGCCGCGCGTCTCGCGCCGGGCGGGAGCCTCGTCCTGTTCACGGGCGCGGCGATCGTCGAGGGGACAGACCCCTTCCGCGAGGCGGCGGGCGCCGCCTGCGCGCGTGCCGGCCTCGACTGGTCCTACCGGGAATGCGACCCGGACGCGTACGGCGAGGAACTCGACGACCCGGCCTACGGGGAGGCGGAGCGCATCGCCCTCGTCGTCCTGACGGCGACCCGCCCGTGA
- the egtD gene encoding L-histidine N(alpha)-methyltransferase codes for MTAAIARDEAAGGGPEAERAEFLRDALAGLTAPAKALPGKYLWDETGSDLFDRICGQADYYPTRQEMTLLPRVAAAVAGRVGPGATVVEFGSGASRKIRTLLDALERPAAYIALDISGDYLAAAIRRLAPDYPAVEMIAVCADYTKPVRLPVETAGRTILGFYPGTTIGNFPPADAAAFLERARATLGPSRFLVGTDATTDPERLGRAYAGSDGLMAAFHLNLIARLNRELGGDLDPDNFRHAIRLRGDPNRVEAHLVARSAATFRLGGEAIAFAAGESVHTDTSHKYAPDAFRALAATGGWRVAETWQDEAGRFNLHLLEG; via the coding sequence GTGACCGCTGCCATCGCGCGCGATGAGGCCGCGGGCGGCGGCCCGGAGGCGGAGCGCGCCGAGTTCCTGCGCGACGCGCTGGCGGGGCTCACCGCGCCGGCGAAGGCGCTGCCCGGCAAGTATCTCTGGGACGAGACGGGCTCCGACCTGTTCGACCGGATCTGCGGGCAGGCCGACTACTACCCGACGCGCCAGGAGATGACCCTGCTGCCGCGCGTCGCCGCCGCGGTGGCGGGCCGGGTCGGGCCGGGCGCCACGGTGGTGGAGTTCGGCAGCGGCGCGAGCCGCAAGATCCGCACCCTGCTCGACGCCCTGGAGCGCCCCGCCGCCTACATCGCCCTCGACATCTCGGGCGACTACCTCGCCGCCGCGATCCGGCGGCTCGCGCCCGATTACCCGGCGGTCGAGATGATCGCGGTCTGCGCCGACTACACGAAGCCGGTGCGGCTGCCGGTGGAGACGGCCGGGCGCACCATCCTCGGCTTCTATCCCGGCACCACGATCGGCAACTTCCCGCCGGCCGATGCCGCCGCCTTCCTGGAGCGCGCGCGGGCGACGCTCGGCCCGAGCCGCTTCCTCGTCGGCACCGACGCGACGACGGACCCGGAGCGCCTGGGGCGCGCCTATGCGGGCTCGGACGGGCTGATGGCGGCCTTCCACCTCAACCTCATCGCGCGCCTGAACCGGGAGCTCGGCGGCGATCTCGATCCGGACAACTTCCGCCACGCGATCCGCCTCCGCGGCGATCCGAACCGGGTCGAGGCGCATCTCGTGGCGCGCTCCGCCGCCACCTTCCGGCTCGGGGGCGAGGCGATCGCCTTCGCGGCGGGCGAGAGCGTCCACACCGACACCTCCCACAAATACGCGCCCGACGCCTTCCGGGCGCTCGCGGCCACGGGCGGCTGGCGGGTCGCCGAGACCTGGCAGGACGAGGCGGGCCGCTTCAACCTCCACCTCCTCGAAGGCTGA
- a CDS encoding MBL fold metallo-hydrolase produces MAQQIPISRNGRADDPAADALRDDGTHEIAPDLAYRRLAIANVVFVGAAGDRGWVLVDAGIPGSKRFIVSAAEARFGPGARPAAIVLTHGHFDHVGALEDLAASWDAPVYAHALEHPYLDGSRSYPAPDPSVGGGLMARISPLYPTSPVDVGARLRALPADGSVPAMPGWRWIHTPGHTEGHVSFWREADRSLIAGDAFVTTAQESAYAVATQAPEVHGPPMYLTTDWAAARRSVRTLADLAPERAITGHGRPLAGPELRRGLNALAQDFDAVAVPARGRYVGTAAEPDPPA; encoded by the coding sequence ATGGCTCAGCAGATCCCCATCTCCCGGAACGGTCGCGCCGACGATCCGGCCGCCGACGCCCTCCGCGACGACGGCACCCACGAGATCGCGCCCGACCTCGCCTATCGCCGCCTCGCCATCGCCAACGTCGTCTTCGTCGGCGCCGCGGGCGATCGCGGCTGGGTGCTGGTCGATGCGGGCATCCCGGGCTCGAAGCGGTTCATCGTCAGCGCCGCCGAGGCACGGTTCGGTCCCGGCGCGCGGCCCGCGGCGATCGTGCTGACGCACGGCCATTTCGACCATGTCGGCGCGCTGGAGGATCTCGCCGCGTCCTGGGACGCACCCGTCTACGCGCACGCCCTGGAGCATCCCTATCTCGACGGGAGCCGGTCCTACCCGGCCCCCGATCCGAGCGTCGGCGGCGGCCTGATGGCGCGGATCTCGCCCCTTTACCCGACGAGCCCGGTCGATGTCGGGGCGCGTCTCCGGGCGCTGCCGGCGGATGGCAGCGTGCCGGCGATGCCGGGCTGGCGCTGGATCCACACACCCGGCCACACGGAGGGCCACGTCTCGTTCTGGCGCGAGGCGGATCGCAGCCTCATCGCCGGGGACGCGTTCGTGACGACGGCCCAGGAATCGGCCTACGCGGTCGCGACCCAGGCGCCTGAGGTGCACGGCCCGCCGATGTATCTCACGACCGACTGGGCGGCGGCGCGTCGCTCCGTCCGGACGCTGGCGGACCTCGCCCCCGAGCGGGCGATCACCGGGCACGGCCGGCCGCTCGCCGGCCCGGAGCTGCGCCGGGGCTTGAACGCGCTGGCGCAGGATTTCGACGCCGTGGCGGTGCCAGCCCGGGGCCGCTACGTCGGCACCGCCGCCGAGCCCGATCCTCCGGCGTGA